From the Haemophilus parainfluenzae genome, the window TAGAAGCACAGTTTGATCTGCGTGATAGGTGACATAATCAAAATGCTCAACAGGTAAAGGGGACTTAGCTGCAGGTTTTACATGGCAAATCCAATCGCCGACTAAAGCTTTTTCCTGTTCTGTTTGTTGATGTGCCGTTGCACATCCTGATAACAATACTGCGACAAGACTACTTAATACTAATTTTCTCATCATAACTCTCCTTTTATTAATCAGATCCCCGCACCTAAAAATAAAGTGCGGTTGAAATCGTATTTGTTTTTCTTAATCGACCCTATTTCTTTACAAACCACTTATTCAATAACTGAATGTCCTTGTCATTCTCTGTTACTCGTCGGCAGGTCGCATAATCCTTATCGAGAATAAATTGATTGCCATTTTGTTTCAGCTCAATTGGCATATCTGTATGATTGGCAGATTTACTATAAAATGCAGCCAACTCTTCTTTTTCTTGTTTTTGTAGAACTTTATTTTGCTTGATGACTTTAGCCACATTTTTACTATGAGCCGGCACCATAGAACGATTGATAAAATCAAAACTCAAGACATTATTTTGGGCAACCCATTTCACCTTGCCTTTGGTTAAATAACGAATTGTGTTTTCTTTATCTAATTCTATACTCGAAATACCTCGCAACATACCTGTTCCATCAGATTTCAAGACAAAATGATCTAAACGATCATAAGTTTGTTTATCTTTCGTCGGGATAGTATGACAAATCCATTCGCCATCTAACGTTGAGCTTTGTGAAACATTTGAAGCCCCAGCACAACCTGTTAATAATACTGCTACAAAACTACCCAATATTAACTTTCTCATAAGATACTCCTTTTATTGTCAGTAGGGATAACATTCATCACAACAAAGTAGGGAAATTTTTATTTAATCCGGAATAGGTAAAAGGCGGCAGTTACATAAATCATCACTCTCAAATTCTGATATTTCACCTGCAACCTTATTCGGAATGGGGAATAAACGCACAGTTAGTGGTTTATTTAAGCGAAATGCCATCGTTCCAGTGTCGCGCATAATAGCTGCTATGCTTTCTGCCTTAACATTTCCCGCCACTGGAACCGTATCTAAACCGATACCACATACAGCGCTATACGTCAGTAAAGCACGAATATCAAAATAGTGTTTTTGTGTCCCTTCGGCTAAACCTAAATCTTCTGTCACCGCCAACATTAATCCTGAAAACCCAACCAATGGCACACCTTGGATTGATTTAAACACTTTTGTCAGTAAGGCAGAAACCTCTACTGAACCAGCTGCACCAAAATAAGGTAATCCCATTAATTCATAAATTTTTGTCATGGATGAACAATTTTTTGATGGTGCCGCCGAACTATCAATCCCTGCAAATTCAAATTCACCCGATAATTTGACCGCACTTAACATCTCTAATACTTGATCTACATGATATTGCAGCGCTTGCGACATAGCCTGATAACAATCCGCATAAAATTGATTATGAGACGATTTTGGTACAGATTTTAATACTTCGACTAATAAATCAGGTGTTTCTAATCCAATGACAAAACTGTTTGGTAAATGACTTAAATGATAACCGGCAGGGAAATAAGGAATAAATGGATTGCAATTAAAATTCACCGTAAAGTTAAAATTACCTTCGCCACGTGGGGTAATATTGGCAATTCGTTGTACGGCATAAACAGATTGCTCGATAAGTTCATTATCTAACACGCCATTTTCATCTAATGGCACATTAACACAAGCATTACACAAGTCGCCATAAGCTGCGATTAACTCTGGCAATAACGCGATTTCCTCTTTATTTCTCGCCGCACCTATCGCAAATCGAAGACGTATGCCACTTTCATTAAACTTATTCAGTAACTCTGTTAAATACTGCAAATCTGCTTTTGCTGTTTGCAAATTGGTTAAATCCAAATATTCACCAAAAGGATTGGTAATGACTCGAATCGATTGCAAGGTATAACCGGCTTTCTGCACAGCTGGCAATAACAAATCCACATCACGTTTTACCGAATAAAGGGCGTCTTCCCATTGCGTTTTATCTTTATGTAACGTTAGAAAAAAACTGATTGTGCGAAGACGACATAATTCCTTATTTTTATAATCCATTCGATCCCTTAACATTAAATGTAGTTATTTTTGCTGCTCACGTTCAACTGCACGATAGCCAATATCTCGACGATAAAAACGTCCAGTCCATTGAATTTGCTCCGCGAGTTTTAAGGCTTTTTGTTGCGCTTTAAATACGCTTTCGCCTAATGCAGTAACACAAAGTACGCGACCGCCATTCGTAACTAATTTGCCTTCTTTTTCTGCGACGCCCGCTAAGAAAACTTTCTCATTTTCGACCGCGCTTTGTGGTAAACCGCTAATCACATCGCCTTTACGATAATCGCCTGGATACCCTTCTGCGGCTAACACAATACCTAAGGACGCTTTTGGATTCCATTGGGATTTCACTTCATCCAATTTTCCCTCGCAAGCTTTAAGACAAAGCTCAACGAGATCTGATTCGAGGCGTAGCATAATTGGCTGTGTTTCAGGATCGCCAAAACGGCAGTTAAATTCAATTACTTTCGGCTGACCATTTGGCATGATCATTAATCCCGCATACAAGAAACCGGTGTAAACATTGCCTTCTGTCGCCATACCATTAACCGTTGGATAAATCACTTCACGCATAATGCGATCATGAATTTCTGGGGTAACCACTGGGGCTGGTGAATACGCCCCCATACCGCCGGTATTCAAACCGGTGTCGTTTTCGCCCACGCGTTTATGATCTTGGCTGGTAGCCATAGGTTCGACGTTTTTACCGTCCACCATGACGATAAAGCTGGCTTCTTCGCCATCTAAAAACTCTTCAATCACCACTCGGCTACCCGCTTCGCCAAAGGCATTGCCAGAAAGCATATCACGCACAGCGTCTTCCGCTTCTTGCAATGTCATTGCAACGATTACGCCTTTGCCCGCAGCCAGACCATCTGCTTTTACAACAATTGGCGCACCTTTCTCACACAAGTACGCCAATGCAGGTTCTACTTCGGTGAAGTTTTGATATTCTGCCGTTGGGATTTTATGGCGCGCGAGGAAATCTTTGGTAAATGCTTTTGAACCTTCCAATTGTGCAGCCGCTTGAGTTGGGCCAAAAATTTTTAATCCAGCCGCACGAAATGCATCAACCACACCAATTACTAGCGGTGCTTCAGGGCCAACAATGGTTAATCCAATTTGTTTATCTTGAGCAAATTTCACTAAGGCAGGGATATCTGTCGCAGAAATATTCACGTTTTCCACTTTTTGTTCTAATGCAGTACCCGCGTTGCCCGGTGCGACGAAAACTTTGTCCGCTAATGGAGATTGTGCAGCTTTCCAAGCCAAGGCGTGTTCACGACCGCCATTTCCGATGATGAGAATATTCATTTGTTCTGTTCCAAGTAATTTATTGCTAAATATCCCCTCTCTTTAATCTGAAAGGGGAAAAGGGCGTTTAGATTAATGACGGAAATGTCTCATTCCAGTTAATACCATCACCATATTATGTTCATCCGCTGCATCGATGACTTCTTGATCGCGCATTGAACCACCTGGATGGATAACACATTGAATTCCCACTTTCGCCGCTGCATCAATACCGTCACGGAATGGGAAGAATGCATCAGATGCCATCACACAACCGGCTACAGTTAAACCTTCATCCTGTGCCTTAATCCCTGCAATCTTCGCAGAATATACACGGCTCATTTGGCCAGCACCGATGCCAATAGTTTGATTATCTTTAGCATAAACAATGGCATTTGATTTCACAAATTTCGCCACTTTCCAGCAGAACAATAAGTCTTTTAGTTCTTGTTCAGTTGGCTGACGTTTACTTACCACTTTTAAATCATCCACACCAACCATGCCTAAATCCGCATCTTGTACTAATAAGCCGCCGTTTACACGTTTAAAATCTAGACGTTCAGAACGTGAAGTCCATTCACCACATTCAAGTAAACGAACATTTTTCTTACGTTTCACCACTTCTTGCGCTTCAGCTGATACTTTCGGCGCAATAATCACTTCAACAAATTGGCGCTCCACGATTTCAGTCGCTGTTTTTTCGTCTAATTCACGGTTGAAAGCAATAATGCCGCCAAATGCAGAAGTTGGATCGGTTTGGTAAGCACGGTTATAAGCTTCTAAAATATCTTTGCCTAAAGCCACACCGCATGGATTCGCATGTTTAACGATCACGCAAGCCGGCTCATCAAATTCTTTCACGCATTCAAGTGCTGCATCAGTGTCAGCAATATTATTGTAAGACAAGGCTTTACCTTGTAATTGATGAGCGGTGGCTACGCTCGCTTCTTTCACATTTAAATCAACGTAGAAAGCCGCATTTTGATGGGAGTTCTCGCCGTAACGCATAGTTTGTTTACGAACGAAGTTAAGGTTTAAAGTACGTGGGAATTGACCGCACTTCGCATTCGCGTCTTCTTCCTCTGCTACATGATATGGTTTCACCATTTGTCCAAAATAGTTGGCAATCATAGAATCATATTGAGCGGTATGTTCAAATGCTTTAATCGCAAGGTCAAAACGAGTTTCAAGTGTTAGGCTGTTGTGGTGTTTATCCATTTCAGCAAGAATATTGTTAAAATCATGATTATTCACCACGATCGCCACATCTTTATGGTTTTTCGCTGCAGAACGCACCATGGTTGGTCCACCAATATCGATATTTTCTACTGCGTCTTCTAACGTACAATTTGGCTTCGCTACTGTTGCGGCAAATGGATATAAATTCACAACGACCATATCAATGCCTTCTATGCCATGTTGCTGCATGATAGCGTCATCTGTACCACGACGACCAAGAATACCGCCATGTACTTTTGGATGTAAGGTTTTCACACGACCGTCCATCATTTCTGGGAATCCCGTATAATCAGACACTTCTGTCACCGGTAAACCATGTTGCTCCAATAATTTTGCGGTACCGCCTGTGGAAAGTAGTTTTACACCACGCTGTACTAAGCCTTGAGCAAATTCTACGATACCGGTTTTATCAGAAACACTCAGTAAAGCCTGACGAATTGGACGATCTGTCATTACATTTTCCTTTCATTAAATGGTTAAAAATAAGCGGGGGGAATTATAGCGCAAACGTTTGCGTTTATGTAGAAAAAATTTTTCTGGTAAGCGCACTTAAAAGTGCGGTGATTTATTTAAACGATTTTAAAAATAAAAAAGCCCGCGAAATGCGAGCAATAAATGAATGAGATAATTGATTAACGTTTGCGATTGTCTAGAGAAAATGCACCAGCACCAGCAAACACAAAATAGAAGAACACGAGAGAGTAAAGTAAAGCAAGTTCACCACCGTTCGCGATTGGGAAAAATAAATTCCCTTTACCTGCAGCGTGCATAAAGAAATACGCATAAGCCATTTGACCTGAAAGAATAAATGCCGCTGGGCGAACAAATAAACCTAAAATTAATAGGATTGAGCCGACAATCTCAATTACCCCACCGACAATCATCAGTGGATCGCCCACTGCGCCGTTACCGCCCGTCATTGAAATTGGGAATTCCCAGAATTTCGCTGTGCCGTGTAAGATAAACATATACGCGGCGACGATACGTAATAAAGCTAAAACATACGGAGAGTATTTTTCTAAGTTTTTCATAAAGTTTTCCTAATAAAAATAAAAAGTGATTTGAGAACGGGGTGT encodes:
- a CDS encoding DUF711 family protein, which gives rise to MDYKNKELCRLRTISFFLTLHKDKTQWEDALYSVKRDVDLLLPAVQKAGYTLQSIRVITNPFGEYLDLTNLQTAKADLQYLTELLNKFNESGIRLRFAIGAARNKEEIALLPELIAAYGDLCNACVNVPLDENGVLDNELIEQSVYAVQRIANITPRGEGNFNFTVNFNCNPFIPYFPAGYHLSHLPNSFVIGLETPDLLVEVLKSVPKSSHNQFYADCYQAMSQALQYHVDQVLEMLSAVKLSGEFEFAGIDSSAAPSKNCSSMTKIYELMGLPYFGAAGSVEVSALLTKVFKSIQGVPLVGFSGLMLAVTEDLGLAEGTQKHYFDIRALLTYSAVCGIGLDTVPVAGNVKAESIAAIMRDTGTMAFRLNKPLTVRLFPIPNKVAGEISEFESDDLCNCRLLPIPD
- the purD gene encoding phosphoribosylamine--glycine ligase translates to MNILIIGNGGREHALAWKAAQSPLADKVFVAPGNAGTALEQKVENVNISATDIPALVKFAQDKQIGLTIVGPEAPLVIGVVDAFRAAGLKIFGPTQAAAQLEGSKAFTKDFLARHKIPTAEYQNFTEVEPALAYLCEKGAPIVVKADGLAAGKGVIVAMTLQEAEDAVRDMLSGNAFGEAGSRVVIEEFLDGEEASFIVMVDGKNVEPMATSQDHKRVGENDTGLNTGGMGAYSPAPVVTPEIHDRIMREVIYPTVNGMATEGNVYTGFLYAGLMIMPNGQPKVIEFNCRFGDPETQPIMLRLESDLVELCLKACEGKLDEVKSQWNPKASLGIVLAAEGYPGDYRKGDVISGLPQSAVENEKVFLAGVAEKEGKLVTNGGRVLCVTALGESVFKAQQKALKLAEQIQWTGRFYRRDIGYRAVEREQQK
- the purH gene encoding bifunctional phosphoribosylaminoimidazolecarboxamide formyltransferase/IMP cyclohydrolase: MTDRPIRQALLSVSDKTGIVEFAQGLVQRGVKLLSTGGTAKLLEQHGLPVTEVSDYTGFPEMMDGRVKTLHPKVHGGILGRRGTDDAIMQQHGIEGIDMVVVNLYPFAATVAKPNCTLEDAVENIDIGGPTMVRSAAKNHKDVAIVVNNHDFNNILAEMDKHHNSLTLETRFDLAIKAFEHTAQYDSMIANYFGQMVKPYHVAEEEDANAKCGQFPRTLNLNFVRKQTMRYGENSHQNAAFYVDLNVKEASVATAHQLQGKALSYNNIADTDAALECVKEFDEPACVIVKHANPCGVALGKDILEAYNRAYQTDPTSAFGGIIAFNRELDEKTATEIVERQFVEVIIAPKVSAEAQEVVKRKKNVRLLECGEWTSRSERLDFKRVNGGLLVQDADLGMVGVDDLKVVSKRQPTEQELKDLLFCWKVAKFVKSNAIVYAKDNQTIGIGAGQMSRVYSAKIAGIKAQDEGLTVAGCVMASDAFFPFRDGIDAAAKVGIQCVIHPGGSMRDQEVIDAADEHNMVMVLTGMRHFRH
- a CDS encoding DoxX family protein; this encodes MKNLEKYSPYVLALLRIVAAYMFILHGTAKFWEFPISMTGGNGAVGDPLMIVGGVIEIVGSILLILGLFVRPAAFILSGQMAYAYFFMHAAGKGNLFFPIANGGELALLYSLVFFYFVFAGAGAFSLDNRKR